From Oncorhynchus tshawytscha isolate Ot180627B linkage group LG11, Otsh_v2.0, whole genome shotgun sequence, the proteins below share one genomic window:
- the plaat1l gene encoding serine/threonine-rich protein adg2 isoform X1 yields MRNKENHSRLECIVKIVFTSSVVYNNSSVVYNSSVVYNSSVVYNSSVVYNSSVVYNSSVVYNSSVVYNNSSVVYNNSSVVYNSSVVYNNSSVVYNSSVVYNSSVVYNSSVVYHNSSVVYNPSIVYNNSSVVYNSSVVYNTSVVYNNSSVVYNSSVVYHTSSVVYNSSIVYNNSSVVYNSSVVYNNSSVVYNSSVVYNNSSVVYNSSVVYNNSSVVYNSSVVYNNSSVVYNSSVVYNNSSVVYNSSVVYNNFSVVYNSSVVYNNSSVVYNNSSVVYNSSIVYNSSVVYNNFSVVYNSSVVYNNSCSV; encoded by the coding sequence ATGAGGAACAAGGAGAATCATAGCAGATTGGAATGTATAGTTAAAATAGTATTTACCTCcagtgtagtgtataataactccagtgtagtgtataactccagtgtagtgtataactccagtgtagtgtataactccagtgtagtgtataactccagtgtagtgtataactccagtgtagtgtacaactccagtgtagtgtataataactccagtgtagtgtataataacTCCAGTGTAGTATATAACTCCAGTGTAGTATATAATAACTCCAGTGTAGTTTATAACTCCAGTGTAGTGTATAACTCCAGTGTAGTATATAACTCCAGTGTAGTATATCATAACTCCAGTGTAGTTTATAACCCCAGTATAGTGTATAATAACTCCAGTGTAGTGTATAACTCCAGTGTAGTGTATAACACcagtgtagtgtataataacTCCAGTGTAGTATATAACTCCAGTGTAGTATATCATACCTCCAGTGTAGTTTATAACTCCAGTATAGTGTATAATAACTCCAGTGTAGTATATAACTCCAGTGTAGTATATAATAACTCCAGTGTAGTATATAACTCCAGTGTAGTATATAATAACTCCAGTGTAGTATATAACTCcagtgtagtgtataataactccagtgtagtatataactccagtgtagtgtataataactccagtgtagtatataactccagtgtagtatataataactccagtgtagtgtataactccagtgtagtgtataataacTTCAGTGTAGTATATAACTCcagtgtagtgtataataactccagtgtagtgtataataacTCCAGTGTAGTATATAACTCCAGTATAGTGTATAACTCcagtgtagtgtataataacTTCAGTGTAGTATATAACTCcagtgtagtgtataataactcgtgtagtgtataa
- the plaat1l gene encoding phospholipase A and acyltransferase 1 isoform X2 gives MGLGSSHPKPFPGDILEFPRNKYFSHFGIYYGERDGVPYVAHLTCRDSETKLLLFGRALKSEVKLDPVEVVGQRYKVRNMLDEIHPPRDFYTVVKPAIDDMMGKDITFDILFHNSEHQATLFRYGLKKSTQIEKVYIQILPTWKELFKKRKL, from the exons ATGGGCCTG GGGAGTTCTCATCCAAAGCCGTTCCCAGGAGACATCCTGGAGTTTCCTCGGAATAAATACTTCTCCCATTTCGGAATTTActacggagagagagatggagttccCTACGTAGCACATCTCACCTGCAGag ACTCGGAGACGAAGCTCCTGCTTTTTGGTCGAGCCCTGAAGTCAGAGGTCAAACTGGACCCAGTGGAGGTGGTGGGACAGAGATACAAG GTGAGGAACATGCTGGATGAGATCCATCCTCCCAGGGACTTCTACACTGTGGTGAAGCCTGCTATAGACGATATGATGGGTAAGGATATCACCTTCGACATCTTGTTCCATAACTCTGAACACCAGGCCACGCTCTTCAGATATGGACTCAAGAAGTCTACACAG ATTGAGAAGGTCTACATCCAGATCCTGCCCACCTGGAAGGAACTGTTTAAGAAGAGGAAGTTGTAA